Proteins from one Limanda limanda chromosome 9, fLimLim1.1, whole genome shotgun sequence genomic window:
- the usp1 gene encoding ubiquitin carboxyl-terminal hydrolase 1, which translates to MPGLQGEDVVAALGSPIKKSKLSLRFFQKKEAKRVLDFSEPPAYEPKSSEPTEPEDSGDQVVPDPPVCPESPGLLPSGEKRENLVPFVGFNNLGNTCYLNSILQVLYYCPGLRGGIKKLYELSKRKDKPKEETDTSEEQPEDVAESLPAHFELLQSFNSLITSVEQLQSSFLLNPDSFSDGELSTPPRKILNTLRQLNPMYEGYLQHDAQEVLQCILGYIQETCDTLRKEQEVEKEEEKEDATEVKLESGDHLGSSDSDAAVADPSEGQTSTDEDGQVTGKRKSDTEVGNAKKKPKSVKSKKSDVEEDNSGRNPPFTRSKRKSSSDDTVDSAQEKGGEKEAEEEEAVKKLDGKEDGGSDGEGKGEKTSKEAEGKRKKRSKLSWLRPSGKQPSIFSKFLSVGKISSINTKNQIKVEPENGQSDEQSPKEKSSDEKSPQKLAEDETVKHQDGLDLLERLFQGQLVLRTRCLECENFTERREDFQDISVPVLDEQPGSPDDLPDVSPDPKPELRTLKWAIGQFASVERIVGEDKYFCETCLHYTEAERSLLFDKTPEVVTIHLKRFSANSLDLDPYAGLSKVNTPLQTPFTLSLDEWCTRPSTKGQHYQLFAVVMHSGVTISSGHYTAYVRMSDLKDVELWPQGGEETEKGEEEEKDSKEEVQVKEEALDYNDGEVSFSLRTRGQRGASLASSKAGGKKSEGVVGLLGGQRSLTSCELGSSSSKHTDKAASSSATEGSKRRKTINSHKKEPEEGEEAVLPPCGGAGALNSLQEYEGKWMLFDDSEVRLFEEEEFLRACSPETSSSSTPYLLFYRRIPEPGC; encoded by the exons ATGCCAGGTCTGCAGGGGGAGGATGTGGTGGCGGCGCTGGGGAGCCCCATCAAGAAGAGCAAACTGTCTCTGAGGTTCTTCCAGAAGAAGGAAGCCAAACGGGTGCTGGATTTCTCGGAGCCTCCAGCATATGAACCCAAATCGTCTGAACCAACAGAGCCTGAGGACAG CGGTGATCAGGTGGTTCCTGatcctcctgtgtgtccagAGTCACCTGGTCTCCTCCCGTCAGGTGAAAAGAGGGAGAACTTGGTTCCATTTGTGGGCTTCAACAACCTGGGAAACACCTGCTATTTGAACAGTATCTTACAG GTTCTGTACTACTGTCCAGGACTCAGAGGAGGCATAAAGAAACTCTACGAACTGtctaaaagaaaagacaaaccaAAGGAAGAAACGGATACAAGTGAAGAG CAGCCAGAAGATGTAGCCGAGTCCTTGCCAGCTCACTTCGAGCTGTTGCAAAGCTTCAACAGTCTGATCACgtcagtggagcagctgcagTCCAGCTTCCTCCTCAACCCGGACAGCTTCAGTGACGGAGAGCTCTCCACCCCCCCGCGGAAAATCCTGAACACACTCAG GCAACTGAACCCCATGTATGAAGGCTATCTTCAGCATGATGCCCAGGAGGTGCTgcagtgcattctgggataCATCCAAGAGACCTGTGACACCCtcaggaaggagcaggaggtagaaaaggaggaggagaaggaggacgcGACAGAAGTCAAACTGGAGAGTGGTGATCACTTGGGTTCCAGCGACTCAGACGCTGCTGTAGCGGATCCCTCAGAAGGCCAAACCTCCACAGACGAGGACGGACAAGTCACTGGCAAGAGAAAGAGTGACACCGAGGTGGGAAATGCCAAGAAGAAGCCAAAATCTGTCAAGTCTAAGAAGTCTGATGTGGAGGAAGACAACAGTGGGAGAAATCCACCCTTCACCCGCTCCAAAAGGAAGTCCTCCAGTGACGACACGGTGGACAGTGCCCAAGAAAAAGgcggagagaaggaagcagaggaggaggaggcggtgaAAAAGCTAGATgggaaggaggatggagggagtgaTGGTGAGGGGAAAGGTGAAAAGACGTCTAAAGAGgcagaggggaagaggaagaaacgCTCTAAGCTGAGCTGGTTGCGGCCTTCTGGGAAACAGCCAAGTATTTTCTCCAAATTCCTCAGCGTGGGGAAGATCAGCTCCATTAACACCAAGAACCAGATTAAGGTGGAGCCGGAGAACGGACAGAGCGACGAGCAAAGTCCGAAAGAGAAGAGCAGTGATGAGAAATCACCACAAAAGCTGGCTGAGGATGAGACAGTGAAACATCAAG aCGGCCTGGACCTGTTGGAGCGCCTGTTCCAGGGTCAGCTGGTTCTGAGGACTCGTTGTCTGGAGTGCGAGAACTTcacggagaggagagaggacttCCAGGACATCAGTGTCCCCGTGCTCGATGAGCAACCCGGCAGCCCGGACGATCTCCCAGATG TCTCTCCGGACCCCAAACCAGAGCTGAGGACACTGAAATGGGCCATTGGCCAGTTTGCTTCAGTGGAGCGCATCGTGGGAGAGGACAAATACTTCTGTGAGACTTGTCTTCACTACACAGAGGCCGAGAGAAGTCTTCTGTTTGACAAGACTCCTGAAGTCGTCACCATTCATCTGAAACGCTTCTCTGCCAACAGCCTAGA CCTGGACCCATACGCTGGCCTCTCTAAGGTGAACACTCCCTTGCAGACTCCTTTTACCTTGTCTCTGGACGAGTGGTGCACACGTCCCTCCACCAAAGGGCAACACTACCAGCTGTTTGCTGTGGTCATGCACAGCGGTGTCACCATCAGCAGTGGCCACTACACCGCCTACGTCCGCATGTCTGACCTGAAAGACGTGGAGCTCTGGCCGCAGGGCGGAGAGGAAACGGaaaagggggaagaggaggaaaaggacaGCAAAGAGGAAGtgcaggtgaaggaggaggcgcTGGACTACAATGATGGGGAAGTGTCCTTCAGCCTGAGGACGAGGGGACAGAGAGGTGCGAGTTTGGCGAGCAGCAAGGCGGGGGGCAAAAAGTCCGAGGGTGTGGTGGGACTGCTGGGCGGCCAGAGGAGTTTGACCAGCTGCGAGCtcgggagcagcagcagcaaacacacgGATAAAGCCGCCAGCAGTTCAGCAACCGAGGGATCGAAACGCAGGAAGACGATCAACAGTCATAAAAAGGAGcctgaggaaggagaggaggcagtGCTGCCCCCTTGTGGTGGGGCGGGGGCGCTGAACTCCCTCCAGGAGTACGAAGGCAAGTGGATGCTGTTTGATGACTCTGAGGTGCGTttgtttgaggaggaggagttcctCCGCGCCTGCTCTCCAGAGACCAGCTCCTCATCAACGCCTTACCTGCTCTTCTACAGAAGGATCCCTGAACCTGGATGCTAA